A single window of Candidatus Eisenbacteria bacterium DNA harbors:
- a CDS encoding DUF6691 family protein, whose amino-acid sequence MRLPRGLIPFFLVGVLFGIVLTKSEVISWFRIQEMFRFQSFHMYGIIGSAVLTAMIGLQIIRRLRLRSIDGQPIVIPPKTMGKGTRYWAGGTIFGLGWGLIGACPGPLFALLGHGIGVMAVAILSALVGTWCYGALRNRLPH is encoded by the coding sequence GTGCGCCTCCCTCGCGGCCTGATTCCGTTCTTCCTGGTCGGCGTGCTGTTCGGGATCGTTCTCACGAAATCCGAGGTGATCTCCTGGTTTCGCATCCAGGAGATGTTCCGGTTCCAGTCCTTTCACATGTACGGGATCATCGGCTCGGCCGTGCTCACCGCCATGATCGGGCTTCAGATCATTCGCCGCCTTCGGCTGCGCTCAATCGACGGGCAACCGATCGTGATCCCGCCAAAAACGATGGGGAAGGGAACGCGATACTGGGCCGGTGGGACGATCTTCGGCCTCGGGTGGGGATTGATCGGCGCCTGCCCCGGTCCGCTCTTCGCGCTGCTGGGCCACGGGATCGGGGTCATGGCGGTCGCGATCCTGAGCGCGCTCGTGGGAACGTGGTGCTACGGCGCGCTCAGGAACCGCCTGCCGCACTAG